The Cutaneotrichosporon cavernicola HIS019 DNA, chromosome: 3 region CGTTGACGACACCAAGGAGACCCGGGAAGCCCTCGCGGCCGTTgatgacctcgtcaagacTCATTGCGATGACTTCGGGtccctcgtcggcctcctcctccagcagGGACGCGCACGAGCTGAAGCTGCTGGCTGTGCGGAGGTGGTTGGGGCTGCGGAGGTGCTTGGGCGTACGTGCGCCGTGTCCGTTCGCAAAGCCGTTCGTGTGCGAGTGTCCGTTGCTAAAGCCGTTCTCCTCGTGCAGGCTGCCGTTGATCGGCTCGCTGGGCGGACTGACAGGCCgcgagtcgaggtcgtACGTCGACAGGTCGTCGGGGAAGACGTGCCTgcggaagaagaaggatTGGGAACGCGCAGCGTTGCGCTCCTGTGCGCGCTGCATGTTCTCGTCAACCTGCGAGATGGGCATGTAGAAGTTGAGCTTGAAGCTGATGATCGCGCGGGTGAGGAGCACGATGAAGATCGAGAACGCCGCGTTTTCAAAGTCGGTCATCTGGATCTCCATGGGGCGGAACTCGACGCGCCATCCAATGTCCGAGTTGACCGGAGGCGGCTTGAACCGCACCGTCTGCCAGTTCGTCGACTGAATGTTCTCAAAGTGGTCCatgctctcctcgtcgttctGGTCGATCGTCTCCGAGAACTGAACGAGCGGGTCGCGGATAAACAGGTGGCCAATGTGCGACGCCATCTTGTCGTCCAACCCGGCGTTCAGCAGCCGCTGGCGCACGCCCTCGTTGATCGGCGCCGAGATATCAGAGTACTCGGGCTTGTTGCGCTCATCGTTGGCAATGTACAGGCTGACAGAGTCGTAGCGCGACTTGGGGACACGGTACTTGGACTCCTTGAGCGGCTAGTGTTAGCTTTGATCCCGTATCCCGAGCTCACCTTGAGcccgcgctcctcctccgtgcGGTCGTCGACCGCAGCCGCAATAACGTTCCAGCGCGCATCGACATCAGCCAGCCGTCCACGGAACGCTGGTGCTCCAGCCGTGAGTGCAAGCTGCTGTTAGCATACGAGTGCTGGTGTGCCTCGACTCACCATAATCGGCGCGACGGGCACCAGCGCGTCATATACCGTGCGCGCCTCTCCGACGTCCCACGCCTGGAAGGTGATTTGCAggcagcagcagcccaTGCCGAAGCCCATGGCGTCCATGTGGATGTACGGCGTACCCGGCAGGGGCTTGGCAGGAACCTCTGGGCTGTCAGATCGGTTCGCGCGCACGTCCTGGATGTACATGGGCACGTGCCTTGTACTCACTTGGGTTAGTCTTCGAGAGCGGAACCTTGGATCCCTCGGGCAGCTGCGtgtgctcgtcgatgaaGAGTGGCAGACggatgtcgacgagcgacCCTCGCCGCTGACGAATGTTGGCTGTGAGAGtgctgccgtcagccaCACACGAATCAGAAGCACAGCCAGGTGCCACTCACGGGAAGCGCGCGTGCGGGTTGGTAATGAGCTGGCCAACATACTGGCTCTTGCTCGAGGTGTGCTCGGGGTCGGGGTAGGAAGGGGGGTCAGTGAAGAGCGCGttctcgacgccgagacggGGCCAGCTGGTCAAAGTGATCGGGAGCTCGTTGGGAAGGAGGTGCGAGCGAATAATCTTGCGCCTGAAGCGCATGTCACACTCaacgttgacgaggtcgctCAGCTGTCCCGTGTACGGGTAGCCGGGAGTGGACTCGATCATGAAACGTCCATACTCGGGGTGGAAGGTCGGCATTTCTCGGCTGCGCAAAGGTCAGCACGTGCTCGCCCGCAACTGTACTcagtcgccgaggccgacgtaCCATGATTCAGGCTTGACCTTTtcgagctcggggtcgacGGTCGCGTTCTGGAGCTTCTCGAGAATCTCAGACTggcgcaagctcaagtAGGCCTTGTTTTCGGTGGTGTCCATAGAGGCAACGAGGTACTCGATCTGGTGGGGTCAGCGTTGTCTCACACGAGGAATTTACCTCATCACCCCAAAGGAGGCCCTCGCCGGAGCGGCCCTTCCAGCGCTTCCAGGTGTTGAGGAACTGGGTGATGCCATGGTTGCGAAtgtgctcggcgaggggcTTTGTGTCAGGCCAGTCGAGTGGGGTtccgagggcaaggaggccCATTTTGATGAGATagaggagggcgtgggTGGATTAGGTAGCTTGAGTTATGTAATGGAGGCAGCTAGCGTAGATGTCAGTGTAGATAGAGGACAAGTAGAGTGAGAGTGTGTTGATAAGAAGGAGGGATGAATGCAAGCAATGATGATGCTCAAGTGGTGCAGACGGCTATACGGCCAGAGGAAGATCCAACTCGTGTGGGCAGGGGCCAAAGGCAACTTTGCTTTGTAAGATTGCACCAAAGTGGAGGTAAACCCGGGGCTTGTGCGATAGGCCTCTCCGACCTCTCCGGCCTCTCCGAcctctctcctcatccaGCTTTTGCGACTTGGCTCGCTTGCTATGATGAAACGtgcctcgcgcttcttccGCTATGTCAGCATGCCGTTGgagcagctgctcgacgacc contains the following coding sequences:
- the GSH1 gene encoding uncharacterized protein (Glutamate-cysteine ligase), giving the protein MGLLALGTPLDWPDTKPLAEHIRNHGITQFLNTWKRWKGRSGEGLLWGDEIEYLVASMDTTENKAYLSLRQSEILEKLQNATVDPELEKVKPESCREMPTFHPEYGRFMIESTPGYPYTGQLSDLVNVECDMRFRRKIIRSHLLPNELPITLTSWPRLGVENALFTDPPSYPDPEHTSSKSQYVGQLITNPHARFPTLTANIRQRRGSLVDIRLPLFIDEHTQLPEGSKVPLSKTNPKVPAKPLPGTPYIHMDAMGFGMGCCCLQITFQAWDVGEARTVYDALVPVAPIMLALTAGAPAFRGRLADVDARWNVIAAAVDDRTEEERGLKPLKESKYRVPKSRYDSVSLYIANDERNKPEYSDISAPINEGVRQRLLNAGLDDKMASHIGHLFIRDPLVQFSETIDQNDEESMDHFENIQSTNWQTVRFKPPPVNSDIGWRVEFRPMEIQMTDFENAAFSIFIVLLTRAIISFKLNFYMPISQVDENMQRAQERNAARSQSFFFRRHVFPDDLSTYDLDSRPVSPPSEPINGSLHEENGFSNGHSHTNGFANGHGARTPKHLRSPNHLRTASSFSSCASLLEEEADEGPEVIAMSLDEVINGREGFPGLLGVVNAYLNSINTDIATKCRIRTYLDLIKMRAKGELVTPATWIRNFFTAHPEYKGDSMVTDGMQADLVAAVDAIEKGTLAAPELLGKDYIGSGQECF